A region of Paenibacillus sp. 37 DNA encodes the following proteins:
- a CDS encoding amino acid ABC transporter permease, with product MGTLDFSVLMRHSDRFLEGFMNTIQVSIMALIGSFILGAILAIFRISPVKPLNWIGTAFVEFIRNIPLLLVVFFFYLGLPALGISLDGFVSGTLGLTIYTAAFIAEAIRAGIQTVPRGQLEAARSSGLSYVQAMNLIILPQAIKIVLPSIGNQFINLVKNSSILAVVAGMDLMYFADLVNSDTFQPLSVYTIVALFYLVLTLPLSFLVHYMERRFGQSDAEARNTKGKTKKNKSAGQVTM from the coding sequence ATGGGCACATTGGATTTCAGCGTACTGATGCGACACTCGGATCGTTTTCTGGAAGGGTTCATGAATACCATTCAAGTGAGCATTATGGCTCTCATTGGCAGCTTTATCCTTGGCGCGATCCTGGCGATCTTTCGGATATCCCCTGTGAAACCGCTGAATTGGATTGGCACGGCTTTTGTGGAATTTATCCGAAACATCCCCTTGCTGTTGGTTGTGTTTTTCTTCTATCTCGGACTGCCTGCACTAGGCATCTCGCTGGATGGATTTGTCTCCGGTACTCTGGGTCTGACCATCTACACCGCCGCTTTCATTGCCGAAGCGATCCGAGCGGGCATTCAGACGGTGCCGCGCGGACAACTGGAAGCAGCAAGGTCTTCCGGCTTGTCCTATGTACAGGCCATGAATCTGATCATTCTGCCCCAGGCCATCAAGATTGTACTGCCGTCCATCGGCAACCAGTTCATCAATTTGGTCAAAAACTCATCTATTCTTGCCGTTGTTGCCGGAATGGATCTTATGTATTTTGCCGACTTGGTTAACTCGGATACGTTCCAGCCGCTAAGTGTGTACACCATTGTTGCCCTGTTCTATCTGGTGCTGACTCTACCACTCAGCTTTCTGGTGCATTATATGGAGCGCAGGTTTGGACAGAGCGATGCAGAGGCTCGCAACACCAAGGGCAAAACGAAGAAGAACAAATCGGCAGGTCAGGTCACCATGTAA